Proteins encoded in a region of the Anopheles ziemanni chromosome 2, idAnoZiCoDA_A2_x.2, whole genome shotgun sequence genome:
- the LOC131293714 gene encoding putative nuclease HARBI1: MILASFVNSSSDDSDEEQGTIINLASHRRMIRTTTDALELPDRAFIKSFRVSKDIFVSILRDIEPRFAPVKGRGLTVKEKLAAALRFLAEGSYQHGVGQDYVVAIAQPTFSASFQAILDAMEATLCPKWISLEMSSNEQQEARRYFFRKSEIPGIVMCVDGTHVPIIAPKINKDQFYNRKGFSSLNVMMVGLYIRFYNRRALI; the protein is encoded by the exons atgatacTAGCGTCCTTTGTTAATAGCAGTAGTGATGATAGCGATGAGGAGCAAGGAACGATAATAAATCTTGCTTCGCATCGGCGAATGATCCGAACTACGACAGATGCGTTGGAATTGCCTGACCGAGC CTTTATTAAGAGTTTTCGTGTGTCGAAGGATATTTTTGTTAGTATTCTTCGTGATATTGAGCCAAGATTTGCTCCAGTCAAAGGACGCGGGTTGACTGTCAAGGAAAAACTTGCCGCTGCTTTGCGATTCTTAGCAGAAGGCAGTTATCAGCATGGAGTTGGTCAAGACTACGTGGTAGCTATTGCCCAACCAACCTTCTCTGCTAGTTTTCAAGCAATTTTGGATGCTATGGAAGCCACACTATGCCCCAAGTGGATTTCGCTTGAGATGAGCAGTAACGAGCAACAAGAAGCAAGGCGTTACTTTTTTAGAAAAAGCGAAATACCCGGCATTGTGATGTGCGTAGATGGTACACACGTACCAATTATCgctccaaaaataaataaggatCAATTTTACAACCGAAAGGGATTTTCTAGCTTGAACGTAATGATGGTAGGCTTATATATACGTTTTTACAATAGAAGAGCTCTTATTTAG